The Variovorax paradoxus DNA window TTCCGTCCGCACGCTTGAGCTCGGAGTAGATCGTGTTGGCGGTCGCGATCTGCGGGTCGGTCAGGCATGTGTCGGCGTCGCCTGCCGTGCAGCGCAACGCCGTGGGGTTGAAAGTGCAGGCTTCCTGGTTGCTCACGATGCCATCGGCAACACCATCGAGGGCGTCGCACTGCGCGGTGACGGTCTTGCCGATGAGCGAGACCTTCGCATCGCTGAGTTGCCCGCCCGGCGCGGCGAGCGCCTTTCCGTTCGCAACGAAGGCCTGGAACAGTTCGGTGAAAGAGTAGGCCGGTGCACGCACGACGATGCCGTCGAAGTCGTTCGGGAATCGCGTGGCCTGAATCAATGCCTCCCTGCCGCCATTGGAGCAGCCCTCGAAATAGCTGAACTGGGCATCCGAGCCATAACGCTTGCGAACGATCTCCTTGGTGACCTCATTGACCGAGTGGATCGAGAGATAGCCGAAGTCCGCCTGGGCCGTGGCATTGTTCAAAAAGACCGAGGCGTCCAGGCCGTCGCCCTGGCGCCCGCCGTCCGAGGCCACGAGTACGTAGCCGGCGGTCGAACCGCTTGGCGAGGCGGGCGCGATGTTGATGCTGCCGTCCCAACCGCCGCCACCGGCATACAGGAGCTTGCTGTTCCACGCGGTGGGCAGACGCACCTCGAAGTTGAGCGTGCCGTGAAGGGTGCCCTTGACCTTGCAGTACTCCGCGGCCCCTGCCGTTGCCGGGACGAGCGCGGCCTCTTTCAGCGTCGCACCGGCAAGCGAAGCGCCGGCGAAGACCGCACACTTGTCCTGTGCCGACGCGACCGGCTCGGGCACCGGCGGCGGAGTTTGCGTTGGCGGTGGCGTTGGCGTGGATGTCGGAAACAGCACCGGGAAGCTGCTTCCACCGCTACCGCCGCCGCAGGCCACCAGCAGGATGGAGAGCGCGCAGCCCGCCATCGAGAGAGGGTTTTTCATGATTTGTCTCCTGTTCGTACTGCCACATAAACTCAAGCGCCTCAGGCATGTCGCCTGCGCAGCGCATGCTAGGCAGTAGGGCCGAGGAAGAAAGTCTTTCCAATGACAAAGCAGGTGCAGACCATTGCCATGTTGCGAGCGGCTGCTTGGGCTCGCGGGCTGACGCAAGAGCAACTCCAGCGTGTCGAACTGGAAACGCAGGAGCGCTTCTATTCGGCCGGTGAAATCGTCTGTCAGAAATCAAGCGCTGCCACGCATTGGATCGGCGTCGTCGAAGGCATGGTCAAGGTCGACGTGCTTTCGGCGGACGGCCGGAGCACCACCTTGACGGGGGTATCCAATGGCGGTTGGCTCGGGGAGGGAGCCATACTCAAAGGGGAATTGCGTCCCTACGGCGTTGTCGCGCTGCGCGACAGCCGCATTGCATTGATGCCGAGCCAGACCTTCCGCTACTTGGTTGCCAACAGCTTGAGCTTCTGCCATTTCATGATCGACCAGCTCAACGCAAGGCTCGGCCAGTTCATTGCGCTTGCCGAGAGCTATCGGATGCACGACATCAATTCGCGCGTGGCGAGCTGCCTGGCTGAACTCTTCAATCCCCAACTCAACCCCCGGACGCATCCAGTGCTGCACATATCGCAGGAGGAGATCGGCCGGCTGGCCGGCATTTCCCGCCAGGTCGCCCATCGCGCCCTGCACGAGTTGGAGGAAGCGGGCCTGCTTCACATCCGCTACAGCAGCATCGACGTGTTGAACGTCGACGGCCTGCGGCTCTACGCGCGCGAGCACTCGGAATGAGGGCCTCGTGCGATTCGTGTGGCCCGACACTGCCCGGGTTCAGGGCGAATGCCGTGAATCGCGCATCCTGAACATCCGGGTTTCTGCGTCTATTGGATTGCAACCGCCTCGGTTCTGCTGGGCTGCCAGCCACCCCCCAGCGCCTTGAAGGCGGTGACTGCGGCGCGCGCCGATTCGGTTTGCGCCTGGGCTCTCGCATCGGAAGCGCGCAGCAGGTTCTCGTCTGCCTGCAGCACTTCGATGAGGCTGACCACGCCTTTCTGGTAGGCCGCGAATGAAGCGCCTCGCGCGCGGCCGAGCGAATCCACGCCCTGGGCCAGCATGCTGGCTTGCTCCTCGCGCTTGACCAGGGCCGAAAAGGCGTTTTCCACATCCTCGGTGGCACGCAGCACGGCCAGCCGGTAGGCCGCGAGCTGTTCGGCATCCTGGCCCTTGGCGAGATCGATCTGGGCGTTGATGCGGCCGAAATCGAACAGACGCCAGCGCAAGCCCAGCACGCCGGCGGCCTGGCTGGCACCGCTGGTGAAGAGATTGCCGCCGGACATCGATGTCGCACTGCCGATCAGGCCGCTCAGGGAGAGCTTGGGGTAGTACTCGGCAATGGCCACACCGATGCGGGCATTCGATGCGGCGAGGCGGCGCTCGGCCGCGATCAGGTCGGGTCGTCGCCGGAGCAAGTCCCCCGGCGTTCCCGAGTCTGCGATCTGCGGAGCGGCCGGGATGGTGCCCGGCTCGGCCAGTTCCGCCCGGTGCGTGCCCGGGGACGAGCCCAGCATCACATCGAGCGCGTTCATGGCCGCGTCCAGGCCCGCCTCGAGGACCGGAACGGCGGCCCGGACCTGGGC harbors:
- a CDS encoding tannase/feruloyl esterase family alpha/beta hydrolase, whose translation is MKNPLSMAGCALSILLVACGGGSGGSSFPVLFPTSTPTPPPTQTPPPVPEPVASAQDKCAVFAGASLAGATLKEAALVPATAGAAEYCKVKGTLHGTLNFEVRLPTAWNSKLLYAGGGGWDGSINIAPASPSGSTAGYVLVASDGGRQGDGLDASVFLNNATAQADFGYLSIHSVNEVTKEIVRKRYGSDAQFSYFEGCSNGGREALIQATRFPNDFDGIVVRAPAYSFTELFQAFVANGKALAAPGGQLSDAKVSLIGKTVTAQCDALDGVADGIVSNQEACTFNPTALRCTAGDADTCLTDPQIATANTIYSELKRADGTTVYPGWGPGGEDLGWPLWVTGSAIGGTGLQFQFGSGLVKYWVTGDPTFNVLGFDPEFYSAGLRLAATTLDATPDLRSFFGQGGKMILAHGTNDWAISYKGSIKYFNDVATTVGGASARDASMEFFLQPGVQHCAGGVGPDTVDLVDAVAKWREGGAKPSTQKIVATKLDVTTKAPVLARPLCKYPTFPKYKGSGDVNSADSYSCQSS
- a CDS encoding Crp/Fnr family transcriptional regulator, whose protein sequence is MTKQVQTIAMLRAAAWARGLTQEQLQRVELETQERFYSAGEIVCQKSSAATHWIGVVEGMVKVDVLSADGRSTTLTGVSNGGWLGEGAILKGELRPYGVVALRDSRIALMPSQTFRYLVANSLSFCHFMIDQLNARLGQFIALAESYRMHDINSRVASCLAELFNPQLNPRTHPVLHISQEEIGRLAGISRQVAHRALHELEEAGLLHIRYSSIDVLNVDGLRLYAREHSE
- a CDS encoding efflux transporter outer membrane subunit, yielding MRQRILVPLIAASLAAGCAVGPDYVRPDAPLSQQYLGQAAVHARSASTSADLLAWWTGFGDPQLARFVTLALAQNLDLAQASARAAQARAGLGAANAALLPSGNISGQAARAYQSVETPLGQVLNARPGFDRYGNAYEANLGASWELDVFGGLRRGREAALADYQASEAGTAATRLTVAAQTADIYISIRGLQTRLDVARRQVRTQQELLSTIHLLYNKGLTAELQVRQTEGALAQVRAAVPVLEAGLDAAMNALDVMLGSSPGTHRAELAEPGTIPAAPQIADSGTPGDLLRRRPDLIAAERRLAASNARIGVAIAEYYPKLSLSGLIGSATSMSGGNLFTSGASQAAGVLGLRWRLFDFGRINAQIDLAKGQDAEQLAAYRLAVLRATEDVENAFSALVKREEQASMLAQGVDSLGRARGASFAAYQKGVVSLIEVLQADENLLRASDARAQAQTESARAAVTAFKALGGGWQPSRTEAVAIQ